The Porphyromonas sp. oral taxon 275 DNA window CCGTGACCGAGCGCATTACCTTAGCCGCCTGCATGCGACGACGTAGCGAGGCCTGCTCGCCCCCGACGCGGCTCGGCCAGTGCCCGACGAGGATGCTCACCGGTTCGCCTAGGAGCTTACCTGTGACCTCCAGCACATCACGTGTCTTGATATACTCCTCGCCCACTAGGATCACGGGGTGAGGCTCGGCGGAAGTCATCTGGAAGACGGAGCTGCGGTAGAAGAGCGCGCAGTCGATCCCACGCTTGTCGGGCGAGTCGAAGTGTACGATCTGGTAGCCCGCATCTCGCAGCTCGGGCTGACGCAGCAGGTCTTCGAGGACGCCCCTATTCTCGATCTCCGCCAGGCCGATGATGTCGGGGCCGCGCTGCCCGCCGATCTGGCTAATGGCGTAGGCCATGTTGTGGAGCTTCTGCTGATACTTCTCCATCGTCCACTGATTAGAGCCGTCGGGGAGGAAGTCAGCGTCGTTATTCTCCCCGTCAATGGTGTCGAAGAGGTTCTCTAGATTGTAGAAGGCTACCGTCAGACGTATCTGACGCTGAGCCGATAGCGCTGGCGCCACGAGGAGCAGCGCCACGAGGAGCGTTGTGAGTTTGCGTACCATGGGGTCTTACTCTTACTTTGATGAATTGCTTGAGAATGCCTACCTTTAAGATGCAAAAGTAATAATTATCGCACGGCAGGGCAGGGGGCCGCACTATGCCGCGTGCCGCAGCAGCCTCCTCGGAGGCCGTCCGCCGTGCCGCCTTTACCTAGAGCCATCCTATGAACAAAACGATTACTGTCCTCGCCCTAGCCAGCTGTCTCAGTCTAGGGGCCGTGGCGCAGAATAGCAGCAGCGGCGCCCTCGTACGGGACAGCAAGAGCGGGCTATCTGTCCCTGGGGCACGAATCAGCCTCCACGGACCTACGACACGCCAGATCGTAGTCGACGCGCGGGGTCTCTATCAGCTACCCCAGCTCCCCGAGGGACGCTATACCCTGACGGTCACCGCCCCAGGCTACGAGGCTAAGCAGCTCGTCTATATCCACAGCCTGGGCAAGGCACTGCCTCTGCTGGAGCTCGTGCCCCTGCCCACCACAGCTGAGCGCTACGACGAGCTCCTGATCAGTGAGGATAGCGACGATGCCGTCAGCGGCAGCGACCGCGTCGCCCTGCTGACCTCCTCACGTGACCCCTTCCTCTCGGCCTCCAGCTATGTCTTCAGCGCGGCGCGCTTCAGAGCCCGCGGCTACGACAGCCCCTACAGCAGCCAGATGCTCAATGGCATCGAGATGAACGACCTCAACAGCGGCTACTCCGCTTGGTCCCTGTG harbors:
- a CDS encoding endonuclease/exonuclease/phosphatase family protein, with translation MVRKLTTLLVALLLVAPALSAQRQIRLTVAFYNLENLFDTIDGENNDADFLPDGSNQWTMEKYQQKLHNMAYAISQIGGQRGPDIIGLAEIENRGVLEDLLRQPELRDAGYQIVHFDSPDKRGIDCALFYRSSVFQMTSAEPHPVILVGEEYIKTRDVLEVTGKLLGEPVSILVGHWPSRVGGEQASLRRRMQAAKVMRSVTDSLLQQDPQAKVILMGDFNDDPTSPSVMEGLRSRNSTEGLQPGELFNPLAKHYLSGRGTLAYRDVWNLFDNIIVSQGLLKSSPESLHLLQDAKTGDYGHIFDADFLIQKTGHFKGYPFRTFSSGRFQGGYSDHFPTYIYLTRTVK